From the genome of Geminocystis herdmanii PCC 6308, one region includes:
- a CDS encoding gamma-glutamylcyclotransferase family protein: MFKVFVYGTLKPDGKYYQIYCKGKTLQEVKCWTIGRLYGLSLGYPAMIQETLDDRTNHRVYGYLLTFASLKDLDNLDKLEGYSGIPHSPLNEYDRTKIIVYNEANQAIDEVWTYFMTQKKVNLLKGVYLPSGQWENVVEN, translated from the coding sequence ATGTTCAAAGTTTTTGTTTATGGTACGTTAAAACCAGACGGTAAATACTATCAAATTTATTGTAAAGGAAAAACCCTTCAAGAGGTCAAATGTTGGACGATCGGACGTTTGTATGGTTTATCCTTAGGTTATCCTGCTATGATTCAAGAAACACTTGACGATCGAACTAATCATCGAGTTTACGGTTATTTACTGACTTTTGCTTCTTTAAAAGACTTAGATAATCTCGATAAATTGGAGGGTTATTCGGGAATCCCCCATTCTCCTTTAAATGAATACGATCGAACTAAAATAATCGTCTATAATGAGGCTAATCAAGCCATAGATGAGGTGTGGACTTATTTTATGACACAAAAGAAGGTAAATCTTTTAAAAGGTGTTTATTTGCCCTCTGGACAATGGGAAAACGTTGTTGAGAATTGA
- the hpnH gene encoding adenosyl-hopene transferase HpnH: MAVQLQQAMAVGTYILRQKLLGRKKFPLVLMLEPLFRCNLACPGCGKIQHPLEILKQYLSPEDCFKAVDECGAPVVSIPGGEPLLHPQIGEIVKGLVDRAKYVYLCTNGILLEEKLHLFEPSPYLTFSVHLDGLKETHDRCVDRTGVFDTAVKAIKTAKAKGFRVSTNTTVFEGTDPQEIQEFLDFLESLNTDGVMISPGYSYEWAPDQEHFLKREQTKALFRQILEPWKKGVKNWNFNHNPLFLDFLMGEKDYDCTPWGSPSYSVLGWQKPCYLLNEGYYQSYQELLNKTEWEKYGQKSGNPKCVDCMVHCGYEPTAAMDALKIENTGRAITSLFR; this comes from the coding sequence ATGGCAGTTCAATTACAACAAGCAATGGCCGTTGGTACATATATATTAAGGCAAAAATTACTAGGCAGAAAAAAATTTCCCCTAGTCTTGATGCTTGAGCCTTTATTTCGCTGTAACTTAGCGTGTCCGGGTTGTGGAAAAATTCAACATCCCCTCGAAATTCTTAAACAATATTTATCCCCCGAAGATTGCTTTAAAGCAGTGGATGAATGTGGCGCCCCCGTTGTGTCTATTCCGGGGGGAGAACCTCTTTTACACCCTCAAATCGGCGAAATTGTCAAGGGTTTAGTCGATCGAGCTAAATATGTATATCTTTGTACTAACGGAATTTTATTAGAGGAAAAACTACACTTATTCGAGCCTTCTCCTTACTTAACCTTTAGTGTACACCTTGACGGATTGAAAGAAACTCACGATCGATGTGTCGATCGTACAGGAGTCTTTGATACCGCCGTCAAAGCCATAAAAACTGCTAAAGCCAAAGGATTTAGAGTTAGTACTAATACAACAGTATTTGAAGGTACTGATCCTCAAGAAATACAAGAATTTCTCGACTTCCTCGAAAGTCTTAATACCGATGGGGTAATGATTTCCCCCGGCTACAGCTACGAATGGGCGCCCGATCAAGAACACTTCCTCAAAAGAGAGCAAACAAAAGCCTTATTCCGACAAATCCTCGAACCTTGGAAAAAAGGAGTCAAAAACTGGAATTTTAACCATAATCCCCTGTTTTTAGACTTTTTAATGGGAGAAAAAGATTATGATTGTACCCCTTGGGGAAGCCCTAGTTATAGCGTTTTAGGATGGCAAAAACCCTGTTATTTATTGAATGAAGGCTATTATCAAAGCTATCAAGAATTGTTGAATAAAACGGAATGGGAAAAATACGGACAAAAAAGCGGTAATCCCAAATGTGTTGATTGTATGGTACATTGTGGTTATGAACCAACAGCAGCTATGGATGCCCTTAAAATAGAAAATACGGGGAGAGCTATCACCAGTCTTTTTCGTTAA
- a CDS encoding type IV pilus modification PilV family protein, with product MLLKFILIDRLLENRITSNHPQESFSLLVKHKEQGFSLLEVLVTILVISGFLLGSLQATVLATLLRIQAQDKQDAINWTQQDVELMRYKAFTLVSDQDNCGNYGEKLEEKLISSGFFPEQDDVLINGKEYRVERLYLQSDNILQINHIIKYDHNHPRYKGTTADNTVTKLSTEELPHVALSC from the coding sequence ATGTTATTGAAGTTTATTTTAATCGATCGTTTATTAGAGAATCGAATCACCTCAAATCATCCTCAAGAATCATTTTCTCTCTTAGTAAAACACAAAGAACAAGGATTCTCTCTCCTTGAGGTATTAGTAACAATTTTAGTCATTAGTGGCTTTTTATTAGGCTCATTACAAGCAACAGTTTTAGCCACTCTTTTAAGGATACAAGCCCAAGATAAACAAGACGCAATCAACTGGACACAACAAGATGTGGAGTTAATGAGATATAAAGCATTTACATTAGTATCGGATCAAGATAATTGTGGAAATTATGGGGAAAAATTAGAAGAAAAATTGATTTCATCAGGCTTTTTCCCTGAACAAGATGATGTATTAATTAATGGTAAAGAATATAGAGTCGAGAGACTTTATCTTCAAAGCGATAATATTTTACAGATAAACCATATTATCAAATACGATCATAATCATCCTAGATATAAAGGAACGACAGCAGATAATACCGTAACAAAATTATCCACGGAGGAACTTCCCCATGTCGCTCTTAGTTGTTAA
- a CDS encoding response regulator transcription factor produces MSTVFLVEDSTTTRKMMSELLIKQGLKVEIATDGVEALAMLPTISPDIVVLDIVMPKMNGYEVCRNIKSDPKTKHLPVLICSSKGEDFDRYWGMKQGADAYIAKPFQPKELIATIKQLLKG; encoded by the coding sequence ATGAGTACAGTGTTCCTTGTCGAAGATAGTACAACGACAAGAAAAATGATGAGTGAACTATTAATCAAACAAGGGTTAAAGGTAGAAATAGCCACCGATGGGGTGGAAGCCTTAGCAATGTTGCCCACTATTAGTCCAGACATCGTGGTTTTAGATATAGTTATGCCTAAAATGAATGGTTATGAGGTTTGTCGTAATATCAAATCTGATCCCAAAACGAAACATTTACCCGTATTGATTTGTTCCTCGAAAGGGGAAGATTTCGATCGATATTGGGGGATGAAGCAAGGAGCAGATGCTTATATTGCAAAACCGTTTCAACCCAAAGAACTCATTGCTACCATTAAACAATTATTGAAAGGATAA
- a CDS encoding GntR family transcriptional regulator encodes MFYFRIEPQGKISPSQQLMDQLQFAIASRQYPPGHRLPSTRQLAILTGLHRNTISKVYKQLEEKGLVESIPGSGIYVKHQKKDITLKSPSSLLKSYPDAEKIISDSIDNLLQQDCNLEQIKQLFLEEIDWRLRCSALLLVTVPLSDLSTGKLMLLELEKALLIPIQLVPMEELNLVLDKNNSVTIVTSRYFIHQVLELVNPEFTRVIPIDIYDYKQELQIIKKLPQDSYLGIVSLSAGILRVAEILAHSLRGNDITVMTAQGNNHQRLRNLVRCAYTIICDPHSYLMVKQTLKEVQYDLIRPPEIICSNSYIGEKSIELLKRELGTES; translated from the coding sequence ATGTTTTACTTTCGTATCGAACCTCAGGGCAAAATTTCCCCTTCTCAACAGTTAATGGATCAACTTCAGTTTGCGATCGCATCCCGTCAATACCCACCCGGACATCGTTTACCTAGTACCCGACAACTAGCTATCTTGACTGGCTTACACCGCAATACCATTAGCAAGGTTTATAAACAGTTAGAAGAAAAAGGCTTGGTGGAATCCATCCCCGGTTCTGGTATATATGTTAAGCATCAAAAGAAAGATATTACTCTCAAATCTCCTTCTTCTTTACTAAAATCCTACCCCGATGCCGAAAAAATTATCAGTGATTCGATCGACAATCTTTTACAACAAGACTGTAATTTAGAACAGATTAAACAATTATTTTTAGAAGAAATAGACTGGCGTTTGCGATGCAGTGCCTTACTTTTAGTGACTGTACCCCTTTCAGATTTGAGTACAGGAAAATTGATGCTCTTGGAGTTGGAAAAAGCCTTGCTGATACCCATACAATTAGTGCCAATGGAAGAACTAAATTTAGTTTTAGATAAAAATAATTCCGTTACTATTGTCACCAGTCGTTACTTTATTCATCAAGTTTTAGAGTTAGTCAATCCCGAATTTACGAGGGTTATTCCCATTGATATTTATGATTATAAACAAGAGTTACAAATTATCAAAAAGTTACCCCAAGATTCTTATTTGGGCATTGTCAGTTTAAGTGCAGGTATTTTGAGGGTAGCGGAAATTTTAGCCCATAGTTTAAGGGGTAATGATATTACCGTGATGACGGCACAGGGAAATAATCACCAAAGGTTGAGAAATTTGGTACGCTGTGCTTATACTATTATTTGTGATCCTCATAGTTATTTAATGGTGAAACAAACTCTCAAGGAAGTACAATACGACTTGATTCGTCCTCCTGAGATTATCTGTAGCAATAGCTATATTGGGGAAAAATCGATCGAACTGTTAAAAAGAGAATTAGGCACGGAATCATAG
- a CDS encoding chemotaxis protein CheW, protein MAENQKYSDSPPSQITLGLEQSVEAVEAPEGEPHLRFVLSSGDEFALPAIGIREVMQQEPERITPIPNASPLLLGTINLRGEIIWVADLGQFLGYPNMLNTDRSDIPVIAIEDQETILGLAVDKLGAMQWLDLDTIQIPQNIPDHIAPYIQGEWIDEKNDYVRLLDQIAILRSARWVA, encoded by the coding sequence ATGGCTGAAAATCAAAAGTATTCAGACTCCCCTCCGAGCCAAATTACTTTAGGGTTAGAACAATCAGTAGAAGCAGTAGAAGCCCCCGAAGGCGAACCTCATCTTCGCTTCGTGCTGTCGTCAGGAGATGAATTTGCCCTTCCTGCCATTGGCATTCGGGAAGTAATGCAACAAGAGCCAGAGCGTATTACCCCAATACCTAACGCTTCTCCCCTACTACTAGGCACAATTAATCTACGGGGAGAGATAATCTGGGTAGCTGACTTAGGACAGTTTTTGGGTTATCCTAATATGTTGAATACCGATCGATCGGACATCCCCGTCATTGCCATTGAAGATCAAGAAACAATTTTGGGGTTAGCCGTAGATAAATTAGGTGCGATGCAATGGTTAGACCTAGATACAATACAGATACCCCAAAATATTCCCGATCATATCGCCCCCTATATTCAGGGAGAATGGATCGATGAAAAAAATGACTATGTAAGACTTTTAGACCAAATTGCTATTCTTCGATCGGCTCGTTGGGTAGCATAA
- a CDS encoding methyl-accepting chemotaxis protein codes for MGSINDINHQDNIKNLAINGEATMVSETDYQQRYGQAQTAYLEGDLESAIEIADSITRDYPEDPSVLLLKGHIYLRQQEYDTARLTYKQVLNLTDHQELVSLANQGLAQIEEEQNFYPSEVESPMFGDDIEEIDDDEEGDNWTSSIQFDSIDWDVDELEEEDIEDPTLQQNPPANRDFSAPPPKPKSPPPQKDSFEDFFDDEESEDTAANFAENTPEQVSSDSPFEGFSDDLLAMNLDESDFNYDYPDEDSNGDGGQDTGAPTFVVSSDEPELSDLEKMLTGGSDILGGTELLGDFDEDFGDYSSELQPLTSAMATNGTSNTELDDDDPLVPDGEENFFFAPDELDDIPDIDADELPVSSIFTKEQKQDRSFNNILDDNDNVFDDDFDNEITGSFSFDTDKINLDIDDDEEISVSSSLSDISTSSSTSFTPEIEIPQGNFAKYYNFPLFTKQLIHGGVTGVVTFFMVLLVSFSISSISLNKPETKLTPENKENPAPKPEDKKVETISYPFFNRFLLSLVAGLASGGSTIGLGYLMSNHIKRYTNDLQNQFESVYQGDYEVKATVYSQDEFGTLAAGFNQMAKMINTTTTEARKRADETERAREDLQRQVIRLLDDVEGAARGDLTVQAEVTADVLGAVADAFNLTISNLRKIVKQVKQAAVQVNKASTDSELFARNQSSDALRMAEELAVTLNSVQMMTDSIQRVAENAREAEEVARSSSVTALKGGDAVERTVAGILQIRETVSETTRKVKRLAEASQQISTIVAVISQISSRTNLLALNASIQAARAGEAGRGFAIVADEVRQLADRSATSLQEIEQIVLKIQTETGSVMTAMEEGIQQVRDVTERSEQAKRSLEDIIQVANRIDALVRSITADTDEQRENSRGVAKVMQAVELTAQATSQESQRVAGSLQNLVGIAKDLISSVERFKVEGK; via the coding sequence TTGGGTAGCATAAATGACATTAATCACCAAGATAACATCAAGAATTTAGCAATCAACGGAGAAGCCACTATGGTATCAGAAACTGACTATCAACAAAGATATGGACAAGCTCAAACAGCTTATCTCGAAGGTGATTTAGAGTCAGCGATCGAAATTGCGGACAGTATTACGAGAGACTATCCAGAAGACCCTAGCGTTTTGTTGTTGAAAGGTCACATATATTTGCGTCAGCAGGAGTACGATACTGCCAGATTAACCTATAAACAAGTACTCAATTTAACAGATCACCAAGAATTAGTTAGTTTAGCTAATCAGGGATTAGCACAGATAGAAGAAGAACAAAATTTTTATCCCTCAGAAGTGGAATCCCCCATGTTTGGGGATGACATTGAAGAAATAGACGATGATGAAGAAGGCGATAATTGGACAAGTAGTATTCAATTTGATAGCATAGACTGGGATGTGGACGAATTAGAAGAAGAAGATATAGAAGATCCAACTTTACAACAAAACCCTCCCGCCAATAGGGATTTTTCCGCCCCCCCTCCCAAACCAAAATCACCACCACCCCAAAAAGATTCTTTTGAGGATTTTTTTGATGATGAAGAAAGTGAAGATACCGCTGCTAATTTTGCTGAAAATACCCCCGAACAAGTATCCTCTGATTCACCATTTGAAGGTTTTTCCGATGATTTACTGGCAATGAATCTCGATGAATCAGATTTTAATTATGATTATCCTGATGAAGATTCTAACGGTGATGGAGGTCAAGATACCGGTGCACCTACTTTTGTGGTATCTTCCGATGAACCTGAGTTAAGTGATTTAGAAAAAATGTTAACAGGAGGATCAGACATTTTAGGGGGTACAGAATTACTAGGTGATTTTGATGAAGATTTTGGCGACTATAGTTCAGAATTACAACCTTTAACTTCGGCTATGGCAACCAATGGAACTTCTAACACTGAATTAGACGATGATGATCCTTTAGTACCTGATGGGGAAGAAAACTTCTTTTTTGCCCCCGATGAATTAGATGATATTCCTGATATTGATGCGGATGAGTTACCCGTATCGAGTATTTTTACCAAAGAACAAAAACAAGATAGGTCTTTTAATAATATTTTAGATGATAACGATAATGTTTTTGATGATGATTTTGACAATGAAATTACGGGAAGTTTTAGTTTTGATACGGATAAAATTAATTTAGATATAGACGATGACGAAGAAATAAGCGTGTCTTCTTCTCTGTCGGATATATCCACTTCTTCTTCTACTTCCTTCACTCCAGAAATAGAAATCCCTCAAGGTAATTTTGCTAAATATTACAATTTTCCTTTATTCACCAAACAATTAATTCATGGTGGGGTAACGGGGGTTGTTACTTTTTTCATGGTGCTTTTAGTTAGTTTTTCTATCAGTTCTATTTCTCTAAATAAACCAGAGACAAAACTAACTCCCGAAAACAAAGAAAATCCTGCACCAAAACCAGAAGACAAAAAAGTTGAAACGATTTCTTATCCTTTCTTTAACCGATTTTTATTAAGTTTAGTGGCAGGTTTAGCTAGTGGTGGTAGTACGATAGGGCTAGGTTATTTAATGAGTAATCATATTAAACGTTATACCAACGATTTGCAAAATCAATTTGAGTCGGTATATCAAGGGGATTATGAAGTTAAAGCCACTGTTTATTCTCAAGATGAATTTGGTACTTTAGCCGCAGGATTTAACCAAATGGCAAAAATGATTAATACTACCACCACAGAAGCGAGAAAACGGGCGGATGAAACCGAAAGAGCAAGGGAAGATTTACAGCGTCAAGTTATTCGTCTCCTCGATGACGTGGAAGGGGCGGCTAGGGGAGATTTAACGGTACAGGCGGAAGTAACGGCGGACGTATTAGGGGCGGTTGCTGATGCTTTCAACTTAACTATTTCTAACCTTCGCAAAATCGTTAAACAGGTTAAACAAGCGGCGGTTCAAGTAAACAAAGCTAGTACAGATAGTGAACTGTTTGCTCGAAATCAATCTAGTGACGCTCTAAGAATGGCGGAGGAGTTGGCGGTAACTCTTAATTCGGTGCAAATGATGACGGACTCCATTCAAAGGGTAGCTGAGAACGCTAGGGAAGCGGAAGAAGTGGCTCGATCGTCTAGTGTTACAGCCCTGAAGGGTGGTGATGCGGTAGAACGAACTGTAGCAGGGATTTTACAAATTAGAGAAACGGTATCGGAAACTACTCGTAAGGTTAAACGATTAGCGGAAGCCTCTCAACAAATTTCTACTATTGTGGCGGTGATTTCTCAAATCTCATCTCGTACAAACCTTTTGGCGTTAAATGCTTCTATTCAAGCGGCAAGGGCAGGGGAAGCTGGAAGGGGTTTTGCTATCGTTGCGGATGAAGTACGACAGTTAGCCGATCGATCGGCGACATCCTTGCAGGAAATTGAGCAAATCGTTCTTAAAATTCAAACGGAAACAGGCTCGGTAATGACGGCGATGGAAGAAGGTATCCAACAGGTACGAGATGTTACAGAACGATCGGAACAAGCCAAACGATCGCTAGAAGATATTATTCAAGTAGCTAACCGTATTGACGCTTTAGTTCGATCGATCACCGCCGACACCGATGAACAGAGGGAAAATTCCAGAGGGGTGGCAAAAGTAATGCAAGCGGTAGAATTAACTGCTCAAGCCACTTCCCAAGAATCTCAACGGGTTGCAGGTTCACTGCAAAATCTGGTAGGTATTGCAAAAGATCTCATTTCTTCCGTAGAACGTTTTAAAGTAGAAGGGAAATGA
- a CDS encoding CAAD domain-containing protein translates to MESQSYEQETQTQDNTPFNDDVAGVITKATTPTSGDGEWQEWVNVVVDYLAKLPDALGNFFSDYKQPLTTFGLIITATITVYVTLSVLDAIDNIPLLSSILELVGLGYTAWFVTRYLLKASTRQELFSEFDSLKKQVLGGKTQS, encoded by the coding sequence ATGGAATCCCAAAGCTACGAACAAGAAACTCAAACTCAAGATAACACCCCTTTCAATGATGACGTTGCTGGTGTCATCACCAAAGCCACCACTCCAACTTCTGGTGATGGTGAATGGCAAGAATGGGTAAATGTTGTGGTGGACTATTTAGCAAAATTACCCGATGCTTTAGGTAACTTTTTCTCTGATTATAAACAACCTTTAACTACTTTTGGTTTAATCATTACTGCTACTATTACCGTTTATGTCACTTTATCTGTTTTAGATGCCATCGATAATATCCCTTTATTATCTTCTATTTTGGAGTTGGTGGGCTTAGGATATACAGCTTGGTTTGTTACCCGTTATCTACTAAAGGCTTCCACTCGTCAAGAGTTATTTTCTGAATTTGATAGTTTGAAAAAACAAGTTTTAGGCGGAAAAACTCAAAGCTAG
- a CDS encoding prepilin-type N-terminal cleavage/methylation domain-containing protein, with amino-acid sequence MSLLVVNLLNLFSKKNKQKGFTLFEIVIISVIVGILSAMAVPNLIGSQRQGTVNRTFSQIRSTLVEAQLNANRLSSSCPINISITEITSNQSGCLLENITINSSIVHITSTAGTLPQTINFSYRGTTGNGQTLQISRKTFAGKAMPETGKCIVISSTGMIRTGIYNLSAPSNCENLENKRYVP; translated from the coding sequence ATGTCGCTCTTAGTTGTTAATTTACTCAATTTATTCAGCAAAAAAAATAAACAGAAAGGATTTACTTTATTTGAAATAGTGATCATCTCTGTCATTGTCGGTATTTTAAGTGCCATGGCAGTACCTAATCTAATCGGCTCTCAAAGACAAGGAACTGTCAACCGTACTTTTTCCCAAATTCGATCGACATTAGTAGAAGCACAACTTAACGCTAACCGCTTGAGTTCAAGTTGTCCGATTAATATTTCTATCACAGAAATTACAAGTAATCAATCAGGTTGCCTTTTAGAAAATATTACCATTAATTCTAGTATTGTCCATATTACTTCTACTGCGGGAACATTACCTCAAACCATTAATTTTAGTTATCGAGGCACTACTGGCAACGGACAAACATTACAAATTAGCAGAAAAACATTTGCTGGGAAAGCAATGCCAGAAACGGGTAAATGTATCGTTATCTCCTCTACGGGCATGATTCGTACTGGAATTTATAATCTTTCTGCCCCTTCTAACTGTGAAAACCTAGAAAATAAACGTTATGTACCATAA